The following are from one region of the Nicotiana tabacum cultivar K326 chromosome 3, ASM71507v2, whole genome shotgun sequence genome:
- the LOC107803104 gene encoding alkylbase DNA glycosidase-like protein mag2 isoform X3 produces the protein MGEQTQVQAKPETQTPPQSQLQPRSPPNSDSTLVSNSPVDLPPNPSNPSKIPIRPQKIRKLSCTPSSKTPQTTASSATPASTKSRRKSAPKSSSSRGLPQIIKPLSANGEIDNALLHLRSADPLLGSLIDTLPVPQFESHHSPFLALSKSILYQQLAYKAGTSIYTRFVSLCGGEDAVCPDVVLSLSAQQLKQIGVSGRKASYLYDLANKYKNGILCDDALVKMDDKSLFTMLSMVKGIGSWSVHMFMIFSLHRPDVLPVSDLGVRKGVQLLYGLEELPRPSQMEQLCEKWRPYRSAGAWYMWRFVEWKGTPTTAAAAIDAGNVQPLQQIQTGQETQQHQLQLLEPINGIGNLGACIWSQ, from the coding sequence ATGGGTGAACAAACCCAAGTACAAGCAAAACCCGAAACCCAAACTCCACCCCAATCCCAACTCCAACCCCGATCTCCACCCAATTCCGATTCCACCCTTGTATCCAACTCTCCCGTTGATCTTCCCCCAAACCCCTCCAACCCTTCCAAAATCCCAATTCGACCCCAGAAAATCCGAAAACTCTCTTGCACCCCCTCCTCAAAAACCCCACAAACGACCGCATCCTCCGCGACGCCAGCATCCACCAAGAGTCGCCGAAAGAGCGCGCCAAAATCATCATCATCTAGGGGTTTGCCTCAAATCATCAAACCCTTATCAGCTAACGGCGAAATCGACAATGCACTCTTACACCTCCGTTCAGCCGACCCGCTTCTCGGTTCCTTAATAGACACACTTCCGGTCCCTCAATTTGAATCACACCATTCTCCGTTTTTAGCCTTAAGCAAGAGCATTCTGTACCAGCAACTAGCTTATAAAGCAGGCACCTCAATTTACACGCGCTTCGTGTCCCTTTGTGGCGGAGAGGATGCCGTTTGCCCTGACGTCGTCCTCTCCCTATCCGCTCAACAGCTCAAGCAGATAGGTGTCTCGGGGCGAAAGGCTAGTTATTTATATGACTTAGCTAATAAGTATAAAAATGGGATTTTGTGTGATGATGCGCTTGTAAAGATGGATGATAAGTCATTGTTTACCATGCTTTCGATGGTGAAGGGTATTGGTTCTTGGTCAGTGCATATGTTCATGATTTTTTCACTGCATAGGCCGGATGTTTTGCCTGTTAGTGATTTGGGGGTCAGGAAAGGTGTCCAGTTGTTATACGGATTAGAGGAATTACCTAGGCCATCCCAGATGGAGCAATTGTGCGAGAAATGGAGACCATATAGGTCAGCTGGGGCGTGGTATATGTGGCGGTTTGtggagtggaaagggactccaaCTACTGCTGCAGCTGCAATTGATGCTGGTAATGTGCAGCCGTTGCAGCAAATTCAGACAGGACAGGAGACACAGCAACATCAGTTGCAGCTTCTC
- the LOC107803104 gene encoding alkylbase DNA glycosidase-like protein mag2 isoform X2, with protein sequence MGEQTQVQAKPETQTPPQSQLQPRSPPNSDSTLVSNSPVDLPPNPSNPSKIPIRPQKIRKLSCTPSSKTPQTTASSATPASTKSRRKSAPKSSSSRGLPQIIKPLSANGEIDNALLHLRSADPLLGSLIDTLPVPQFESHHSPFLALSKSILYQQLAYKAGTSIYTRFVSLCGGEDAVCPDVVLSLSAQQLKQIGVSGRKASYLYDLANKYKNGILCDDALVKMDDKSLFTMLSMVKGIGSWSVHMFMIFSLHRPDVLPVSDLGVRKGVQLLYGLEELPRPSQMEQLCEKWRPYRSAGAWYMWRFVEWKGTPTTAAAAIDAGNVQPLQQIQTGQETQQHQLQLLEPINGIGNLGYLTIFRLKACIWSQ encoded by the coding sequence ATGGGTGAACAAACCCAAGTACAAGCAAAACCCGAAACCCAAACTCCACCCCAATCCCAACTCCAACCCCGATCTCCACCCAATTCCGATTCCACCCTTGTATCCAACTCTCCCGTTGATCTTCCCCCAAACCCCTCCAACCCTTCCAAAATCCCAATTCGACCCCAGAAAATCCGAAAACTCTCTTGCACCCCCTCCTCAAAAACCCCACAAACGACCGCATCCTCCGCGACGCCAGCATCCACCAAGAGTCGCCGAAAGAGCGCGCCAAAATCATCATCATCTAGGGGTTTGCCTCAAATCATCAAACCCTTATCAGCTAACGGCGAAATCGACAATGCACTCTTACACCTCCGTTCAGCCGACCCGCTTCTCGGTTCCTTAATAGACACACTTCCGGTCCCTCAATTTGAATCACACCATTCTCCGTTTTTAGCCTTAAGCAAGAGCATTCTGTACCAGCAACTAGCTTATAAAGCAGGCACCTCAATTTACACGCGCTTCGTGTCCCTTTGTGGCGGAGAGGATGCCGTTTGCCCTGACGTCGTCCTCTCCCTATCCGCTCAACAGCTCAAGCAGATAGGTGTCTCGGGGCGAAAGGCTAGTTATTTATATGACTTAGCTAATAAGTATAAAAATGGGATTTTGTGTGATGATGCGCTTGTAAAGATGGATGATAAGTCATTGTTTACCATGCTTTCGATGGTGAAGGGTATTGGTTCTTGGTCAGTGCATATGTTCATGATTTTTTCACTGCATAGGCCGGATGTTTTGCCTGTTAGTGATTTGGGGGTCAGGAAAGGTGTCCAGTTGTTATACGGATTAGAGGAATTACCTAGGCCATCCCAGATGGAGCAATTGTGCGAGAAATGGAGACCATATAGGTCAGCTGGGGCGTGGTATATGTGGCGGTTTGtggagtggaaagggactccaaCTACTGCTGCAGCTGCAATTGATGCTGGTAATGTGCAGCCGTTGCAGCAAATTCAGACAGGACAGGAGACACAGCAACATCAGTTGCAGCTTCTC
- the LOC142176415 gene encoding uncharacterized protein LOC142176415, which translates to MDELCESRLMIQGFNQGGQRAIGAIKLEINMGDLHSSAWMHVIDAKTSYNILLGRPWIHENKVEVKVDDVILTKSVAKKVDATTSKENITVEKDQVLHDRNKMNEASSSKKVTPVLRYVPKARKVEYPSFELQGKVLGDLTLPIKRIDAIKSSTKLLKGFVKSSSHNSLLNLALPAKRTDEGFDPNAYKLLAKAGYDPNESSKLGKLPPEASNPTQKMMIEKGYSLKQSREGLGYKQPPPIRISIKRASCNYIAAKEVSTTLNKKPSVFDRLTKQRTSVFDRLGPLKKENKRHGSNRRIGAPISLKKEILTTDYPILIPSRMRRETKIIEKCLDIYVCHHISFNDGDPQEDEDAKDTPPELEEGVKTTIDAIKEVNLGVVEDPNPTYISVSLANDEEGKYIELLKEFKDQAQRRFRPELVPLIETEVNKLIEAGFVREVKYPTWISSILLLMIDATTRYEAMSFMDGLSEYYQIHMAPKDEELTAFRTPKGIYCYKVTPFVLKNAGATYQRAMQNIFDDMLHKNVGCCVDDLVAKSRKKDDHLRDLRMGKVAYLRRFISNLAGRCQPFSRLMKKGVPFEWDQACRNLFESIKSYLMKPPVLAALIPGKPLVLYISAHERSVGALLAQGNNEGKENVLYYLSRMMTPNEIKYSPIEKLCLALVFSIQKLKHYFQAHVVQLEVKGQALANFLADHPIPDDWELSDELPDEDAMVIEIQPPWKMYFDGTTHREGVGAGIVFITSQGEVLPYSFTLTQRCSNNVAEYQILGSYEVKKPKLVPYHKYAQRLVSCLGEVTIQHVPRKENKRVDALAALASTLSLPDQTQVIVCQRWVVPPTNDYEEEESEVEHIASVLEVEIEDWRQ; encoded by the exons ATGGATGAACTATGTGAAAGTCGTTTGATGATTCAAGGGTTCAATCAAGGGGGGCAAAGAGCTATAGGGGCTATCAAATTGGAAATAAATATGGGAGACTTGCATTCGAGTGCATGGATGCACGTGATCGATGCAAAAACCTCATATAATATCTTGttaggaaggccatggatacacgagAACAAAGTG GAGGTTAAGGTTGATGATGTGATATTGACCAAAAGTGTTGCAAAGAAGGTTGATGCAACAACTAGCAAGGAAAATATTACAGTTGAAAAAGATCAGGTGCTTCATGATAGGAACAAGATGAATGAGGCATCTTCAAGTAAGAAAGTGACTCCTGTTCTTCGCTATGTCCCAAAGGCAAGGAAGGTCGAATATCCATCTTTTGAACTACAAGGTAAGGTGTTAGGAGACTTGACCCTTCCTATCAAGCGAATTGATGCAATTAAGTCATCTACAAAGTTGCTTAAAGGGTTTGTTAAATCATCAAGCCACAATTCGCTTCTAAATCTAGCACTTCCTGCAAAGCGCACAGATGAGGGCTTTGACCCAAACGCCTACAAGTTGTTAGCAAAAGCTGGATATGATCCCAACGAATCATCCAAGTTAGGAAAGCTCCCGCCTGAAGCTTCAAACCCTACTCAGAAGATGATGATAGAGAAAGGGTACTCACTGAAGCAATCACGTGAAGGATTAGGTTACAAACAACCCCCGCCAATCCGTATCTCCATTAAAAGGGCAAGTTGTAACTACATTGCTGCTAAAGAAGTGTCTACGACGCTTAATAAGAAGCCTTCTGTGTTTGATCGACTTACGAAACAAAGGACCTCAGTCTTTGATAGGTTGGGACCACTGAAGAAGGAAAACAAGCGCCATGGAAGTAATAGAAGGATTGGAGCACCTATCTCCCTTAAAAAGGAGATTTTGACCACAGACTACCCAATTCTaattccttctagaatgaggcgagAGACAAAAATTATA GAAAAGTGCCTTGATATTTATGTATGTCATCACATATCTTTCAATGATGGTGATCCTCAAGAGGATGAAGACGCTAAAGATACACCACCTGAgcttgaagaaggagtgaagacaACGATTGATGCAATAAAAGAAGTCAATCTCGGAGTAGTTGAAGATCCAAATCCCACATATATAAGTGTCTCTCTAGCTAATGATGAAGAGGGCAAATATATTGAGCTACTTAAGGAGTTCAAAGAT CAAGCACAACGTCGCTTCAGACCTGAactggttcccttgattgaaaccgAAGTTAACAAGCTTATTGAGGCTGGTTTTGTTCGTGAAGTTAAATATCCTACATGGATTTCAAGCATCCTCCTT CTCATGATTGATGCAACAACTAGATATGAGGCGATGTCTTTCATGGATGGTTTATCTGAATATTATCAAATTCACATGGCACCGAAGGACGAAGAACTTACTGCTTTTCGCACCCCTAAAGGTATATACTGCTACAAGGTAACGCCTTTTgttttgaagaatgctggtgctacATATCAACGTGCcatgcaaaatatttttgatgaCATGCTTCATAAAAATGTGGGGTGTTGTGTTGACGACTTGGTGGCAAAGTCAAGGAAGAAGGATGATCACTTGCGAGATTTGAGGATG GGTAAGGTGGCATATCTTAGGAGATTTATTTCAAATCTGGCTGGAAGATGCCAACCATTTAGTcgcctcatgaagaaaggggttcCTTTTGAATGGGACCAAGCTTGTAGAAATCTTTTTGAAAGCATTAAGTCTTATCTGATGAAACCTCCAGTACTGGCAGCCCTCATACCTGGAAAGCCATTAGTATTATACATTTCAGCACATGAAAGGTCAGTAGGAGCGCTTCTCGCTCAAGGAAACAATGAAGGCAAAGAAAATGTGCTTTATTACTTGAGTAGGATGATGACGCCAAATGAGATCAAGTATTCTCCTATTGAGAAGTTATGTTTGGCACTTGTCTTCTCTATTCAAAAGCTAAAGCATTACTTCCAAGCTCACGTTGTGCAACTC gaagtaaaaggacaagcattagcAAACTTCCTAGCTGACCATCCGATTCCAGATGATTGGGAGTTGTCTGATGAATTGCCTGATGAAGATGCAATGGTCATAGAAATTCAGCCTCCTTGGAAGATGTATTTTGATGGCACTACACATCGTGAAGGAGTTGGCGCTGGAATAGTGTTTATCACTTCTCAAGGAGAAGTTTTGCCCTATTCTTTCACTCTGACACAACGATGCTCCAATAACGTTGCTGAATATCAA ATTTTGGGTAGCTATGAGGTCAAGAAGCCAAAGTTGGTGCCATATCACAAATATGCTCAAAGATTGGTAAGTTGTCTTGGAGAGGTAACTATTCAACACGTGCCGAGAAAGGAAAATAAGAGAGTTGATGCATTAGCAGCCTTAGCTTCTACATTATCTTTGCCTGATCAGACACAAGTCATTGTTTGCCAAAGATGGGTAGTTCCTCCAACAAATGACTATGAGGAAGAAGAAAGCGAAGTTGAGCATATTGCTTCCGTTCTTGAGGTTGAAATTGAAGATTGGCGACAATAG